The DNA window CGCCGGCCAGCGCCAGCAGGACGCTCTTGGCGACGTCGGTGCCGGCGCGGTCCTGCGCCTCGGAGGTGGAGGCACCGAGGTGCGGGGTGACGACGACGTTGTCGAGGTCGAACAGCTTGGAGTCGGTGCAGGGCTCGGTGTTGAACACGTCGAGGCCGGCCGCCCGGACCTTGCCGGAGACGAGGGCGTCGTACAGTGCGTCCTCGTCGATGAGACCACCGCGGGCGGCGTTGACGATGATGACGCCGTCCTTGGTCTTGGCCAGGCGCTCGGCGTTGATCAGGCCCGCGGTCTCCTTGGTCTTGGGCAGGTGCACCGAGATGAAGTCGGCGCGCTCGACCAGCTCGTCGATGTCGACCAGCTCGATACCGAGCTGCGCGGCGCGCGCGGCCGGCAGGTAGGGGTCGTACGCGATGAGGTTGGTCTCGAACGCGGCGAGACGCTGCGCGAACAGCTGGCCGATACGGCCCAGGCCCACCACGCCGACGGTCTTGCCGAGGATCTCGGTGCCGTTGAAGCTCGAACGCTTCCAGGTCTTCTCGCGCAGCGTGCGGTCGGCGGCCGGGATCTGGCGCGCGGTGGACAGCAGCAGCGAGACCGCGTGCTCGGCGGCCGAGTGGATGTTGGACGTCGGCGCGTTGACGACCATGACGCCGCGCTCGGTGGCGGCCGGGATGTCGACGTTGTCGAGCCCCACGCCGGCGCGGCCGACGATCTTCAGCTTGGTGGCCGCGGCGAGCACCTCGGCGTCGACCGTGGTGGCCGAACGAACGAGCAGAGCGTCGGCCTCGGGCACGGCCGCGAGCAGCGCGGGACGGTCCGGGCCGTCGACCCAGCGCACCTCGACACCGTCTCCGAGCGCATCGACGGTCGATTGTGCGAGCTTGTCGGCGATCAGGACAACGGGACGGCCATTCTGGCTCACGAGGAACTCTCCTGTGTTTCGGTGTCTGGTGGGTCGGTGGAGCGATTGTCCGCGGCCGGGCACCGTTCGGGGCACGCGCGGGTCGCAGTCGGGATCAGTTTAGTTGGCCACGTGCCACGATTCCGCAGGGCGGGTACGAGCTACCACATAGTGGACACTGCCGGTGGGGAATTCGGCGATTCTCCGTCGCCGCGGAACGACTTCGGCCCGGGGCCGCGCGAGTGCACGCGCAGCCCCGGGCCGACTCGACAGGCCGGTGGATCAGGCCGTCTCGGTGATCGGACGATCGACCCAGCTCATCAGGTCGCGCAGCTTCTTGCCGGTGACCTCGATCGGGTGCTCGGCGTTCTCCTTGCGGAGAGCCTCGAGCTCCTTGTTGCCGTTCTCGACGTTGGCGACCAGGCGGCGGGTGAACTCGCCGGACTGGATGTCCGCCAGGATCTCCTTCATGCGCTCCTTGGTGCCGGCGTCGATGACGCGGGGACCGGACAGGTAGCCACCGAACTCCGCAGTGTCGGACACCGAGTAGTTCATGCGGGCGATGCCGCCCTCGTACATGAGGTCGACGATGAGCTTGAGCTCGTGCAGCACCTCGAAGTACGCCATCTCGGGGGCGTAGCCCGCCTCGACCATGACCTCGAAGCCGGTCTTGACCAGTTCCTCGGTGCCGCCGCAGAGCACGGCCTGCTCGCCGAAGAGGTCCGTCTCGGTCTCTTCCTTGAACGTGGTCTTGATGACGCCGGCGCGGGTGCCGCCGATGCCCTTCGCGTAGGACAGCGCGAGGGCCTGGCCCTCACCCTTCGGGTCCTGGTGGACGGCGATCAGGGCCGGAACGCCCTTGCCGTCGACGAACTGACGGCGCACCAGGTGGCCGGGGCCCTTCGGCGCGACCATGGCGACGGTGACGTTCTCCGGCGCGGTGATCAGATCGAAGTGGATGTTCAGGCCGTGGCCGAAGAAGAGGGCGTCGCCGTCCTTCAGGTTCGGCTCGATGTCGTTCTTGAAGATCGACGCCTGAGCGGTGTCCGGGGCGAGCAGCATGATGACGTCGGCCCACTCCGAGACCTCGGCCGGGGTGCCGACCGTCAGGCCCTGCTCCTCCGCCTTGGCGCGGGACTTCGAACCCTCCTGGAGACCGATGCGCACATCGACACCGGAATCGCGCAGGCTCAGCGAGTGCGCGTGGCCCTGGCTGCCGTAGCCGATGACCGCGACCTTGCGGCCCTGGATGATCGACAGGTCTGCATCGTCGTCGTAGAACATCTCGACTGCCACAGTTTGTTACCTCTCCTCTGGGTTCTATGAACGCTTGATTGTCTGTTGTTGGCGGTGTGACGGTACTAGCGGGTGGCCGTGATGGACTTCGGTCCACGGCCGACCGCCACCACACCGGACTGCACGATCTCGCG is part of the Rhodococcus sp. SGAir0479 genome and encodes:
- the serA gene encoding phosphoglycerate dehydrogenase codes for the protein MSQNGRPVVLIADKLAQSTVDALGDGVEVRWVDGPDRPALLAAVPEADALLVRSATTVDAEVLAAATKLKIVGRAGVGLDNVDIPAATERGVMVVNAPTSNIHSAAEHAVSLLLSTARQIPAADRTLREKTWKRSSFNGTEILGKTVGVVGLGRIGQLFAQRLAAFETNLIAYDPYLPAARAAQLGIELVDIDELVERADFISVHLPKTKETAGLINAERLAKTKDGVIIVNAARGGLIDEDALYDALVSGKVRAAGLDVFNTEPCTDSKLFDLDNVVVTPHLGASTSEAQDRAGTDVAKSVLLALAGEFVPDAVNVSGGPVGEEVAPWLELVRKLGLLAGTLSPEAVQNVQVVVSGELSAENVEILGLAALRGLFSASSDEAVTFVNAPQLAEQRGVSVEVEKHSEAQTHRSAVEVRAVAADGTVTTVAGALTGLQQVEKIVNINGRSFDLRAEGHNVVVHYTDRPGVLGVLGTVLGNAGIDIQAAALSQDAEGEGATVILRVERVVGDAEIAQIVEKLDARVAQVDLS
- the ilvC gene encoding ketol-acid reductoisomerase, whose protein sequence is MFYDDDADLSIIQGRKVAVIGYGSQGHAHSLSLRDSGVDVRIGLQEGSKSRAKAEEQGLTVGTPAEVSEWADVIMLLAPDTAQASIFKNDIEPNLKDGDALFFGHGLNIHFDLITAPENVTVAMVAPKGPGHLVRRQFVDGKGVPALIAVHQDPKGEGQALALSYAKGIGGTRAGVIKTTFKEETETDLFGEQAVLCGGTEELVKTGFEVMVEAGYAPEMAYFEVLHELKLIVDLMYEGGIARMNYSVSDTAEFGGYLSGPRVIDAGTKERMKEILADIQSGEFTRRLVANVENGNKELEALRKENAEHPIEVTGKKLRDLMSWVDRPITETA